Genomic DNA from Providencia sp. PROV188:
AACACGCTGTGCTGAAGTATCTTTCAGACCGCGGTTATCCAAATATTTTAAGAATTTAGCTTGGTAGATAGCATTGATTGGCCCCAGACCCATCGATACGGTTGGGAACTGCCAGAAGTCAGGCATTAATTTAGGGTGCGGATAAGAAGACAGACCATTCCCACCAATTTCTTGACGGAAGTTATTCATCTGTTCTTCAGTTAAGCGGCCTTCTAAGAATGCACGCGCATAGATACCAGGGGAGATATGACCTTGGAAGAAGACTAAATCACCACCGTCATTATTGTTATGAGCACGGAAGAAGTGGTTGAAGCAAACTTCATATAAAGTTGCGGAAGACTGGAATGATGCCATATGACCACCCAGTTCTAAATCCTTTTTAGATGCACGCAGAACGGTCATTACAGCGTTCCAGCGAATTGCAGAACGGATACGGCGTTCTAAATCCATGTTACCAGGGTATGCAGGTTCATCTTCAACAGCAATTGTGTTGATATAATCAGAACTACCAGATGCACCAGCGGCAATGTTAACACCGCCTTTACGTGCTTCGCTTAATACCTGTTCGATAATAAACTGTGCACGATCAACACCTTCTTCACGGATGACCGATTCAATCGCCTGTAGCCAGTCGCGAGTTTCAATCGGATCCACGTCATTTTTTAACATATCTGACATGGTGTATTCCTTATCTGTTATCTATTTTATATGGTTATGTGGAGCCTATCTTCCTGCCATTTTCTTCATGTTAATGAAAACAGCAGGAAGATAGGCCCTAATGTAGTTGCCGCTTTATCTCTAATTAAGAGTACTCACAGTAATGTAGACGCAGCAGTCAGGATCTACACTACCAATTTTAAATCTGGTCTAGCTTTGAAGCTGATCTAGATCTGGATGTTGCTGTAAGCGACGTAATGAACGCTCTCGGCGAGTTTGCTCACGGCCAATGTCCAGCAGCAAATCTTCAATAAAAGCAAGATGTCGATGAGACGCTTCTCTCGCTTTTTCCGGTTCCCTTGCGACAATAGCAGAAAAAATCTGTTCTCTATGCTCGCTTACTGCGTTGTACATCTCTTTTCGGGTATATAGGAACTCAAAATTCTGGCGGATATTTTGCTCTAACATAGGGATCATGCAGCGTAGCAAATGTAACAGCACTACATTATGAGCAGCTTCCGTTACAATCAGTTGATACTGTAATACCGCATCTGATTCCGCGTTAAGATCACCACTTTTCTGAGCTGATTTAATCAATTCATAGCTTTGGCGAATACGCTCTAAATCTTCTTCCGTACCACGTAATGCCGCATAGTAAGCAGCAATGCCTTCTAATGCATGGCGCGTTTCAAGAAGATCTAATTGAGATTCTGGGTTACCAGCAAGTAATTCGGTCAATGGGTCACTAAAACTTTGCCACATCTGTTTTTGTACAAATGTGCCACCACCTTGACGACGAGATAGAAGACCTTTGGCCTCTAAGGTTTGAATAGCTTCACGCACTGATGGTCTTGAGACATCAAATTGCTTAGCAAGTTCACGTTCAGGAGGCAGCTTTTCGCCGGGGCGTAAAGTCCCCTCGAATATGAGATGCTCAAGCCGCTGCTCGATTACATCTGATAACTTTGGTTGGCGAATTTTACCGTAAGTCATAATCTGCCATTTTTATAGTGAGTAATTATTGATTATCTAGTACCCAGTGTTAATTGGTCATACCAATTATTTTATGGCTTAATAAAGTAACAAAGTATTCACTATCTGTCCATAAAGACCTTGAGCTAAATCATAAAATCCTGCAAGTTTTAACGGTTTATTTTAAAAAAAGCATTAATTAATAACCAAGCCTTGATTAAACAACACACAAATTTAACAAAAAATATGACTTTTTATGCCAATGAAACCAAAACTGAACCGTTACAGCTTACCAATTTTAGAATAAAAAATCACAATAATTGAATAACCACCCAAAAAGTAAACATTGCGTACATTTTTACAAAAAAATGCCCTGAACATGGTTAATAATTTGTTAAATTCATAATTAACAAAAATACACTTACGCAATCAATCAAATGAAAACTTCATACCAATGGTAAAAAAGTATTCCGTAAATATTCAGTGCAATTCAATAATCATGAAAGAGTGTTCAAAATATAATCGCTATCTATATAGTCATTCATTTTTAGGGGGGAGATGTATAATCTATCCCCCTTATCTTTGTAGCCTCTCGGTCTAGCAGCCTAAATTAGCTCAGACTAGCTTTCAGGTTCAATGAATCGCATTGAGAGATCTAATGCCTGAATGTGTTTCGTCAATGCGCCTACTGAGATGAAATCAATACCTGTCAATGCAAACTCTCTAATCGTTTTATCTGTCACATTTCCTGATACTTCTAAAGCAGCCTTGCCATCCGTGAGAACAACGGCATCTTTCATCATGTCAGTCGTAAAGTTATCAAGCATAATAATATCCGCTTGAGCTTTGAGAGCTTGTAGCAGCTCTTCTAGATTTTCGACCTCTACTTCGATAGGAACATCTGGGTGTGCTTGGCGAGCAAGCGATACTGCTTGGGAAACAGAACCTGCCGAAATAATATGATTTTCTTTGATTAGATAAGCATCAGACAAACCTAATCGGTGATTATATCCGCCCCCCATGAGCACTGCATACTTTAATGCGCTCCGCAAACCAGGGATAGTTTTGCGAGTATCTAATAACTTAGTTCGAGTACCTTCAAGAAAAGCCACATACTTTGCAGTCACAGTGGAAACCGAAGATAGAGTTTGTACAAAATTCAACGCTGTTCTTTCACCAGTGAGTAGAATTTGAGAAGGTCCTCGCATCTCGCATAATACTTGGTTTGGTGAAACCTTATCGCCATCTTGAACCTTCCAATTCACCTTAACTTTATTACCGAGTTGGTAAAAAACTTCTTCTAGCCATTTTTGCCCGCAAAAAACCCCCTCTTCACGAGTAATAATTCGAGCTGTAGCTTGGGAATCTTCATTTAATAGCTGCCCTGTAACATCCCTTTTATAATCAACGATCTGACCGAGATCTTCTTTTAAAGCAACACTGACCATAAAAGGAATATCGGTAATCAATCTTGCCATTAACAGTTTGCGTCTTTCTTGTTCATCATAGCGTCGTGTAGTCATTATTTACTCCAAAATATGCACCCGTATGGATCTCAACTATGCTAATCTTTCTTAATTACGGGTACTTACAAAAAAGAAAAGAGCATACTATGGATACTGATATGAAAATACATGATGGTTGGCTAAATAATGTGACTCATATCCCTTCCCCACATCATGATGACCGCCCAGAGGACGAAGAACCTTCACTTCTCGTCATTCATAATATCAGCCTTCCACCAGGGCAGTTTGGTGGTCCATATATTAACCAACTATTTACCGGTACTTTAAATCCCGAAGAACACCCTTTTTTTGAAGAAATTAAACATCTACGTGTTTCAGCCCATTGCCTCATCCGTCGTGATGGAGAGATTATTCAATATGTTCCTTTCAACAAGCGCGCATGGCATGCAGGGCAATCTAATTATCAAGGGAGAGAAAAATGTAACGACTTTTCTATTGGTATTGAACTTGAAGGTACGGATTATCAAGCTTTCACCGAAGCTCAATATATAACGTTGGCCAAGCTCACTAAGTTACTGATAACTGAATTCCCTCAGATCAAACAGAATATTACAGGTCATAGCGATATTGCTCCCCATCGAAAAACTGACCCAGGTCCTTACTTTGATTGGCAGCACTATAAAAACGCACTCTAAGCTTTGCCAATTGATAATTTTATGAATTATCCATCTATTATCTTAGCTAATGAGGGTAACCACCCCATTAGCCTCTCTTTCTGATGTGCCTCTATTTATATCAATCTGACAAACTCATTTTTATTAGAAAAAATATTCTTGATATATTTTTGCGAGAGCGCTCGAAATAAAATGAGACAACCCACCATTTGCAAGATCACTTTACAAAGCCACTCGTAACCTGAATTTTCAATTCGTATTTTCACTAAAAATGTCTTTTATGATGGAACCTCACACTATCAGAGAGGTTTTACTTATGGATCAGAAAGGATTTTCCTTAATCGAAATAATGGTTGTTATCGCAATAATTTCAATACTCAGTGCCGTTGCTATACCGGGCTATCAAAGCTATATGCAAAAAGCAGCCATGACCGATGTACTACAAACTATCTTGCCTTATAAAAACAGCGTAGAGCTGTGCAGCTTTAACCAAGGTCTTTTAGACAAATGTAATTCAGGAAAAGAAGATATACCGAGCAATATAAAAGGAAAGTATCTAAAACAGATTGATGCAAAAGCTGGTGTCATTACCTTTGTTGGAGACAAAACCTTAACAGGCCTTACGGGTATATTGACACCTACCAGCTCAACAGCCACATCGCCATTTTCATGGAG
This window encodes:
- the ppdD gene encoding prepilin peptidase-dependent pilin, with protein sequence MDQKGFSLIEIMVVIAIISILSAVAIPGYQSYMQKAAMTDVLQTILPYKNSVELCSFNQGLLDKCNSGKEDIPSNIKGKYLKQIDAKAGVITFVGDKTLTGLTGILTPTSSTATSPFSWSISCQADTNADLKKLCEKTLSF
- the ampD gene encoding 1,6-anhydro-N-acetylmuramyl-L-alanine amidase AmpD, with the translated sequence MKIHDGWLNNVTHIPSPHHDDRPEDEEPSLLVIHNISLPPGQFGGPYINQLFTGTLNPEEHPFFEEIKHLRVSAHCLIRRDGEIIQYVPFNKRAWHAGQSNYQGREKCNDFSIGIELEGTDYQAFTEAQYITLAKLTKLLITEFPQIKQNITGHSDIAPHRKTDPGPYFDWQHYKNAL
- the nadC gene encoding carboxylating nicotinate-nucleotide diphosphorylase: MTTRRYDEQERRKLLMARLITDIPFMVSVALKEDLGQIVDYKRDVTGQLLNEDSQATARIITREEGVFCGQKWLEEVFYQLGNKVKVNWKVQDGDKVSPNQVLCEMRGPSQILLTGERTALNFVQTLSSVSTVTAKYVAFLEGTRTKLLDTRKTIPGLRSALKYAVLMGGGYNHRLGLSDAYLIKENHIISAGSVSQAVSLARQAHPDVPIEVEVENLEELLQALKAQADIIMLDNFTTDMMKDAVVLTDGKAALEVSGNVTDKTIREFALTGIDFISVGALTKHIQALDLSMRFIEPES
- the pdhR gene encoding pyruvate dehydrogenase complex transcriptional repressor PdhR, with translation MTYGKIRQPKLSDVIEQRLEHLIFEGTLRPGEKLPPERELAKQFDVSRPSVREAIQTLEAKGLLSRRQGGGTFVQKQMWQSFSDPLTELLAGNPESQLDLLETRHALEGIAAYYAALRGTEEDLERIRQSYELIKSAQKSGDLNAESDAVLQYQLIVTEAAHNVVLLHLLRCMIPMLEQNIRQNFEFLYTRKEMYNAVSEHREQIFSAIVAREPEKAREASHRHLAFIEDLLLDIGREQTRRERSLRRLQQHPDLDQLQS